The Equus asinus isolate D_3611 breed Donkey chromosome 22, EquAss-T2T_v2, whole genome shotgun sequence genome has a segment encoding these proteins:
- the TSFM gene encoding elongation factor Ts, mitochondrial isoform X2, with protein sequence MSLLRALRLCLVARPRRCPRRGLGPGSDLPFSQAGPLLLQSPEPWHSFHAGRWLSSSASSKELLMKLRRKTGYAFVNCKKALEACGGDLKKAESWLHKQAQKEGWSKAAKLHGRKTKEGLIGLLQEGNTTVLVEGFLNSSELSELPAGPETEGFLKDQLALAIGKLGENMSLKRAAWVKVPAGFFVGSYVHGAMHSPSLHNLVLGKYGALVVCETSEQRADLEDLGRRLGQHVVGMAPLSVGSLDDEPGGEAETKMLSQPYLLDPSITLGQYVEPHGVSVVDFVRFECGEGEEAAEAE encoded by the exons ATGTCGCTGCTGCGAGCTCTTCGCCTCTGCCTGGTCGCGCGGCCCCGGCGCTGCCCGCGGAGGGGGCTTGGCCCCGGCAGCGACCTGCCTTTCTCGCAG GCGGGGCCTCTTTTGCTTCAGTCGCCCGAGCCATGGCATTCATTTCATGCCGGGCGCTGGCTGTCTTCCTCGGCCTCCAGCAAGGAGCTCCTCATGAAGCTGCGGCGAAAAACGGGCTACGCCTTTGTAAACTGCAAGAAAGCTCTGGAGGCTTGTGGCGGGGATCTCAAAAAg GCAGAGAGCTGGCTCCATAAGCAGGCCCAGAAGGAGGGCTGGAGCAAAGCCGCCAAGCTCCATGGGAGAAAGACTAAAGAAGGGCTGATTGGGCTGCTGCAGGAAGGAAACACGACAGTGCTAGTAGAG GGTTTCTTGAATTCCTCTGAGCTCTCTGAACTTCCAGCTGGCCCTGAGACGGAAGGCTTTCTCAAGGATCAGCTGGCCTTAGCAATCG ggaaactgggagaaaacatgaGTCTTAAACGAGCTGCATGGGTGAAGGTGCCAGCTGGGTTCTTTGTTGGCTCTTATGTCCATGGAGCGATGCACAGTCCCTCACTCCACAACCTGGTGCTGGGGAAGTACGGGGCGCTGGTCGTCTGCGAGACGTCGGAGCAGAGGGCAGACCTGGAGGACCTTGGCCGCCGCCTTGGGCAGCATGTGGTGGGCATGGCCCCGCTCTCTGTTGGCTCCCTGGATGATGAGCCTGGGGGAGAGGCGGAAACCAAGATGCTGTCCCAGCCATATTTGCTGGATCCTTCCATCACATTGGGACAGTATGTGGAGCCCCACGGGGTGTCTGTGGTAGACTTTGTGCGGTTTGAATGTGGAGAAGGCGAAGAGGCAGCAGAAGCTGAATAG
- the TSFM gene encoding elongation factor Ts, mitochondrial isoform X1 — MSLLRALRLCLVARPRRCPRRGLGPGSDLPFSQAGPLLLQSPEPWHSFHAGRWLSSSASSKELLMKLRRKTGYAFVNCKKALEACGGDLKKAESWLHKQAQKEGWSKAAKLHGRKTKEGLIGLLQEGNTTVLVEVNCETDFVSRNLKFQQLVQQVALGTMLHCQSLRDQLSSYSKGFLNSSELSELPAGPETEGFLKDQLALAIGKLGENMSLKRAAWVKVPAGFFVGSYVHGAMHSPSLHNLVLGKYGALVVCETSEQRADLEDLGRRLGQHVVGMAPLSVGSLDDEPGGEAETKMLSQPYLLDPSITLGQYVEPHGVSVVDFVRFECGEGEEAAEAE; from the exons ATGTCGCTGCTGCGAGCTCTTCGCCTCTGCCTGGTCGCGCGGCCCCGGCGCTGCCCGCGGAGGGGGCTTGGCCCCGGCAGCGACCTGCCTTTCTCGCAG GCGGGGCCTCTTTTGCTTCAGTCGCCCGAGCCATGGCATTCATTTCATGCCGGGCGCTGGCTGTCTTCCTCGGCCTCCAGCAAGGAGCTCCTCATGAAGCTGCGGCGAAAAACGGGCTACGCCTTTGTAAACTGCAAGAAAGCTCTGGAGGCTTGTGGCGGGGATCTCAAAAAg GCAGAGAGCTGGCTCCATAAGCAGGCCCAGAAGGAGGGCTGGAGCAAAGCCGCCAAGCTCCATGGGAGAAAGACTAAAGAAGGGCTGATTGGGCTGCTGCAGGAAGGAAACACGACAGTGCTAGTAGAG GTAAACTGTGAGACAGATTTTGTTTCCAGAAATTTGAAATTTCAGCAGTTGGTCCAGCAAGTAGCCCTTGGAACCATGTTGCATTGTCAGAGCCTAAGGGATCAACTCTCCTCGTACAGTAAA GGTTTCTTGAATTCCTCTGAGCTCTCTGAACTTCCAGCTGGCCCTGAGACGGAAGGCTTTCTCAAGGATCAGCTGGCCTTAGCAATCG ggaaactgggagaaaacatgaGTCTTAAACGAGCTGCATGGGTGAAGGTGCCAGCTGGGTTCTTTGTTGGCTCTTATGTCCATGGAGCGATGCACAGTCCCTCACTCCACAACCTGGTGCTGGGGAAGTACGGGGCGCTGGTCGTCTGCGAGACGTCGGAGCAGAGGGCAGACCTGGAGGACCTTGGCCGCCGCCTTGGGCAGCATGTGGTGGGCATGGCCCCGCTCTCTGTTGGCTCCCTGGATGATGAGCCTGGGGGAGAGGCGGAAACCAAGATGCTGTCCCAGCCATATTTGCTGGATCCTTCCATCACATTGGGACAGTATGTGGAGCCCCACGGGGTGTCTGTGGTAGACTTTGTGCGGTTTGAATGTGGAGAAGGCGAAGAGGCAGCAGAAGCTGAATAG
- the AVIL gene encoding advillin, translating to MSLSSAFRAVGNDPGIITWRIEKMELALVPLNAHGNFYEGDCYVILSTRRVGSLLSQDIHFWIGKDSSQDEQSCAAIYTTQLDDYLGGGPVQHREVQYHESDTFRGYFKQGIIYKKGGVASGMKHVETNTYDVKRLLHVKGKRHIRATEVEMSWDSFNRGDVFLLDLGKVIIQWNGPESNSGERLKAMLLAKDIRDRERGGRAEIGVIEGDKEAASPELMQVLQDTLGRRSVIKPAVPDEIIDQQQKSNIMLYHVSDSAGQLAVTEVATRPLVQDLLNHDDCYILDQSGTKIYVWKGRGATKVEKQTAMSKALNFIKMKGYPSSTNVETVNDGAESAMFKQLFQKWSVKEQTVGLGKTFSVGKIAKVFQDKFDVTLLHAKPEVAAQERMVDDGNGKVEVWRIENLELVPVEHQWYGFFYGGDCYLVLYTYEVSGKPHYILYIWQGRHASQDELAASAYQAVELDQQFDGAPVQVRVAMGKEPRHFMAIFKGKLVIFEGGTSRKGNAEPDPPVRLFQIQGNDKSNAKAVEVPAFTSSLNSNDVFLLRTQAEHYLWFGKGSSGDERAVAKELAGLLCDGTENTVAEGQEPAEFWDLLGGKTPYANDKRLQQEILDVQSRLFECSNKTGQFIVTEITDFTQDDLNPGDVMLLDTWDQVFLWIGAEANATEKERALATAQEYLSTHPSGRDADTPILIIKQGFEPPIFTGWFLAWDSHIWRAGKSYEQLKEELGDAAAITRITADMRNATFSLNSEPKYYPIEVLLKNQNQELPEDVNPAKKENYLSEQDFVSVFGITRGQFAALPGWKQLQMKKEKGLF from the exons ATGTCTCTGAGCAGCGCCTTCAGGGCTGTGGGCAACGACCCTGGGATCATCACCTGGAGAATAGAG AAAATGGAGCTGGCGCTGGTGCCCCTGAATGCCCATGGCAACTTCTATGAGGGGGACTGCTACGTCATCCTCTCG ACCCGGAGAGTGGGCAGTCTCCTCTCCCAGGACATCCACTTCTGGATCGGGAAGGACTCCTCCCAGGATGAGCAGAGCTGCGCGGCCATCTATACTACACAGCTGGATGACTACCTGGGGGGCGGCCCCGTGCAGCACCGAGAGGTCCAGTACCATGAGTCCGACACCTTCCGTGGCTACTTCAAGCAGGGCATCAT CTACAAGAAGGGGGGTGTGGCCTCTGGGATGAAGCACGTGGAGACCAACACCTACGACGTGAAGCGGCTGCTACACGTGAAGGGGAAGAGGCACATTAGGGCCACCGAG GTGGAAATGAGCTGGGACAGTTTTAACCGAGGTGATGTCTTCTTGCTGGACCTTGGGAAGGTCATCATCCAGTGGAACGGCCCCGAGAGCAACAGTGGGGAGCGCCTGAAG GCTATGCTCCTGGCAAAGGATATTCGGGACAGGGAGCGAGGGGGCCGTGCTGAAATAGGAGTGATCGAGGGAGACAAGGAGGCGGCAAGCCCGGAGCTGATGCAGGTCCTTCAGGACACCCTCGGCCGACGCTCCGTTATCAAGCCTGCGGTCCCCGATGAGATCATAGATCAGCAGCAGAAATCAAATATCATGTTGTATCA TGTCTCAGACTCAGCTGGGCAGCTGGCAGTCACAGAGGTAGCCACGAGGCCTCTGGTCCAGGACTTACTGAACCATGAT GACTGCTACATCCTGGACCAAAGTGGAACCAAGATCTACGTGTGGAAAGGAAGAGGAGCCACAAAGGTTGAGAAACAGACGGCCATGTCTAAAGCCCTG AACTTCATCAAGATGAAGGGCTATCCCAGCAGCACCAATGTGGAGACCGTCAACGATGGCGCCGAGTCAGCCATGTTCAAGCAGCTGTTCCAGAAGTGGTCAGTGAAGGAACAGACCGTTGGCCTGGGGAAAACGTTCAGCGTTGGTAAAATCG CTAAAGTTTTCCAGGATAAATTTGATGTGACTTTGCTGCACGCCAAACCAGAGGTCGCTGCCCAGGAAAGAATGGTGGACGATGGCAACGGCAAAGTTGAG GTCTGGAGAATTGAAAACCTGGAGCTGGTCCCCGTGGAGCATCAGTGGTATGGCTTCTTTTATGGGGGAGACTGCTACCTGGTTCTCTATACGTATGAGGTGAGCGGGAAGCCACACTACATCTTGTACATCTGGCAG GGCCGCCACGCCTCACAGGATGAGCTGGCAGCCTCGGCATACCAGGCGGTGGAGCTGGACCAGCAGTTTGATGGGGCCCCTGTGCAGGTCCGGGTTGCCATGGGGAAGGAGCCCCGCCACTTCATGGCCATCTTCAAAGGGAAGCTGGTTATCTTTGAG gGCGGGACTTCCAGGAAGGGAAATGCCGAACCTGATCCTCCAGTGAGGCTCTTCCAGATTCAAGGAAATGACAAATCTAACGCCAAAGCAGTGGAGGTTCCAGCCTTCACCTCCTCCCTAAACTCCAATGATGTCTTTCTGCTGCGGACCCAGGCAGAGCACTACCTGTGGTTTGGCAAG GGGTCGAGTGGGGACGAGCGGGCGGTGGCGAAGGAGCTGGCTGGGCTTCTCTGTGACGGCACTGAGAACACTGTGGCCGAGGGCCAGGAGCCTGCTGAGTTCTGGGACCTGCTGGGAGGGAAAACTCCCTATGCCAATGACAAAAG ACTACAGCAGGAAATCCTAGATGTCCAGTCCCGTCTCTTTGAATGCTCCAATAAGACTGGCCAGTTCATTGTCACTGAGATCACAGACTTCACCCAGGATGACCTGAACCCCGGTGATGTGATGCTCCTGGATACCTGGGACCAG GTGTTCTTGTGGATTGGGGCTGAGGCCAACgccacagagaaggagagagcccTTGCCACAGCCCAGGAGTACCTGAGCACTCACCCCAGCGGCCGAGACGCCGACACGCCAATCCTGATCATTAAACAGGGCTTCGAGCCTCCCATCTTCACAGGCTGGTTCTTGGCCTGGGACTCTCACATTTGGAGG GCAGGGAAATCATATGAACAGTTAAAGGAAGAGCTGGGAGACGCCGCTGCCATCACGAGAATCACTGCT GACATGAGGAACGCAACCTTCTCCCTGAATTCTGAGCCAAAATATTACCCTATAGAAGTTCTGTTGAAAAATCAGAATCAGGAGCTGCCTGAGGATGTGAACCCTGCCAAAAAGGAG AACTACCTCTCTGAACAGGACTTTGTTTCTGTGTTTGGCATCACAAGAGGGCAATTTGCTGCTCTGCCTGGCTGGAAACAGCtccaaatgaagaaagaaaaggggctTTTCTAA